In Sesamum indicum cultivar Zhongzhi No. 13 linkage group LG1, S_indicum_v1.0, whole genome shotgun sequence, the sequence TGAGCAAGATGTTTATATTCTGGCGTTTGAGCAAAATATTCTCGCTCTCTACGCCTAGCAGCAATCATGTCGACGTTTTTGTTAATGTCTTGTTGAGAGCGATTAACAACGCCTATCCATGGGAACTGCAGCTTATATGCTTTTCCTTCCAATATCTAAGAATTCAAATAGACAATAGTCAGAATGAATATTCATTCATCCTTCTAGAACATCAACCCAAATTTGAACATCATAAAAAGCTCAATAATGTAGTAGAAGAATAACAATCTACGCATGTCACTTACATCAACCGCATCAGTACCCTTGTCCATAAGATCAATCTTCGTTAGAACTCCAAATGTTCTTTCTCCTGAAATAAGATTAGGTGAATGTCAGAGACAGTACAGCATATAAAAGAAACATCAATTATGTGGAACGATGATGATGGTAACACTCTAAACGGCATGATTACTCAAATTAATCCTGATGGCAAGCCACGACCACATGCAAGTAGAGGTGGAAATTGGACCCGAACCCGGCAGAACCCGCCCCATTTGggtccaaaaaaattgaaggcgGGTGGCGGGTCcagtataataatttaacatatatatatatatacatatattttttgtttcactttatCTTAGTAGAATAAAcactaacaaaatattatattattttatttgttaattgttaTGTACTTGTTCAACAATTAATGAATTGAACAATTGGGCCCCCACAATACTTTACAAggaggaaaatgaaaacattgtTAGTAATGCCTAATTGCTATGAATTGTTTAGATTGttttgttatgaattatttcatttgtacttgagaagaatttgttttttggACTTGTATTTGAGTTTGGCCatgaataatttcatttgtaattgatgtgttaaattttcattttatatatatttgtagaacaaatgaaaaaaataaaaataatcaagtcTACTGGGTTAGATCCGGCCTAGTAAGTTTTGAACCGAAGCGGAGCGGGGCGAGCCTTGAGAATACACACATACAAGAGTACAAGTATCAATATGCCATACCTTTTGGGTCTACTTCACGAGAAATCTTAATTGCATCTGATGTTGCAAGATCTTGGTTGGCAGGAGAAATTGCCAAAATAATACAGTTTGGCTGGAAACAAACATCAACACACAAATATATCAACACATTCACCCTAAAAATAGAACTGCAAAACTAATCATAACCTGAATATAACTCTGACCAGAAGAAGTGAAGATGAACTCTATATTTCTATAACAAATCGAGGAAATTTTTATAgtgtttatgaaaaaattgaatcacGTGGCTGAAACACTCTAACTGGTAAATCCTATGACCAACCGAGACCGAGATCATTAGGATACCTTCTCAATATAAGACCGCACCATGTTCTCGATGTCCATAACAATGCTTTCTGGCTGACCCTCTATGGTAAATCCATTGACAACTCAATTAGGTTCCTCGAAGAACATTATGACAGAACTGATAATAGCTTgagaaattaaacaaataattaccgAGGACGATGACTTACCTACAGCCACTTTTGTAAGTCCAGGAAGATCGATCAACGTTAAATTCACAACTGCATTCATAAGAAGCATGCAAATTACTTGATGcttctaaatattaaaagatagTTTCATCCAGtcaaattcatttatatagGGTACAATGGACCAGAAGTAAACTGACACCAGAAGATAAGgacatataattatgaatgcATAGCTTCATGAGCAAAGAACTAATAACATATACAAGTCCATAAGCAGAAAGTGATCTCTCCTTGccaccaaaaaagaaatagggCAACAAATATCAAAAGCCCAGTAGAGACAAAACTCTAAATAACAAAACCATCACAGGAGAATTAGGATCACAAAACCAGctaagaaattaaaagtttcTTGCATAATTATTCTTCTTATTGCATTCACTTCCAATCACATGCAACAGCATCTGATCATCCACATTCCTCAACTGTTATTCCTTTCACTTTTTGCACTTCGTATATCCTATATAATCATCAACATCAGGCCAAAACCATTTCATAttccaaatcaattttaaaaagtgttAAAGACTCTTCCCAGAACTGGTTAACTGCAATACCATGCAAAGATCAACCAGGATAATATATCAAAGCCGTACAgttctattataaaaaattggtcaAGATCCCATCTTCACTCACCATTGGGTGAATAAATGCTAAGATAAATTGGAACAGCAGAAATTTGTTTAGATCGCCCAGTCTCTCTATCAGTTTCATCAGCGATCTCCTTTCTCACGGCAGCTGCacaaaatataacaaagaagTTTAGtgttttaaaactttaaaggaaaaaaggaaaaaacatgTGAACTATTCACTGTTTGAAACACATGCAAGAATTGGGCAACAAATTCTAGAATGCAAGGATTAGCACGAAACTAACAACCAACCACTATAATCCACGAGAGGAAGTATTTTAGAATAATCAAAGATAAGTATCAGCTAAGACCTCACAGCATGACAAAAATCTGAGTTCCAGATGGATTAATTGACAGAAAAACTTACCAAAATCAGTGAACCTCTTCCTTGGAAGATGTCCAAATTCTGCATATTCTCTACCTTCTTCAATTCGATGAAGCTGCAGGACAAGTGGACGCCGAGTGACAATACCTGAGTATTACACATAAAATTAgttgtaatatattttgcttCCCAGATATAAAAAGGTTAGGTGATTTCAGGTTATATCattataaaagcaaaaatcaGTCCTTACCAGATCCACGAGGTAAAAAGTCCTTTCCAACAATACTTTCAAGTACCGAAGATTTTCCAGAACTCTACAAAGAACAAACAACAAACTGAAATTGTTAATCATTAATTGAAGAGAGGTTCCAAAGCAACATGCATGTCATAGAAAAAGATGCACTGTTATCACAGCAATAACACAAGAACATCAGAAAAACAGGTAATGAATACACAGAACTGATAAGCTGTAGGTGCGAAACAGCGCTAACCACATCATTAATCCAAAACAATATTTctacttatttatttgtttttgcaCATCAAATCAACTAAAGCACTAACATCCATTTATTGGCATAATAGACAACCTTCTGAATAGAACTTTTCTATGAAGCGCATGTTTAAGACAAAGTTTGTCTGTGACGTAaaaattcatgattttcagtTTTATCAGCCTAAGTAAAGCAATATACAGAAGTATCAGCAAAATCACcgaacaattaattaaaaatataagtactGATAGAAACCAAAGCCTACCGCAGCTAATTCCAGTAATATTAGGTCAGAACAACAAAAAAGCAGCCGTACGAGTACAAGCATATAGCACAGATCAgtatagaaacaaaacaaataaaagagatGTTCAGAgaataaatctaaaataaaaataaaaaaaagtacaaatgaAAAACATTTCGAAGCAGATCTAATCTCCAATTCACATAAAAGCACATGAAACTACCGATTAAACAAAAATCGACGACGATCTACAGAGAAAACGagtaaaacaattaaaataccaAAGTTCACAGCTCACTCAGATCAGCATCGCCGTaactaattattaagaaaaaaacataattaaaaaagacgtaaaagtaaaaaaaaaaacaaacagacCTGACCACCGACGACGGCAATAGATGGCAAGGCGTCCCAGAGAGTGGGCAACGCGGTTTCTTCTCCGTGATCGCCAAGCGCCGTGCACGCTCTCTGCAGTCGGTTTACTAAGGATATCAGGTTCTCCATATCTCTAAGTCAGCTCCGATTTGACTCGGCAACCACCACAGTCCACCGCGGACTAGAATTTCCGTTTACACGAAATAGGAAGAGGAATCAGTCACGAGCTAACGTTCGATCCCAAAAatttgtagagagagaaagaccAGTGtaagaaattgaatttgaaaacgAGTGAATTTCGGGGAATTTAAACGACGTCGGTGGGTGGGGTGGGTGCGTGACGGTGCACTGATGTGGGATTCTGGCCTTTGATTTGTTCGTTtgcttttcaaatttcaaaaaacttaTCAGGGTGTGCCGTTCTTGTAGCCTGCAGGGCTTAGATGGGCCAACATATGGGCCTCTATTGGGCCAAAATGGGCTAAGGgctatttcatgattttaaaagGGAGTCTGAATTTCTTTAGTTTGCCGTCAAAAGCGTGTTGTACCAAGAACTAAAGTCGGATATGTGTAAGGAAGTGGTCAGTCGTCGACTCAGCTGTCAAAAAGTGCAGTTCAACCACCGTCTTCCGCCACAAAACTCAACCAGCGATACGATTGAAGAGTAAGCTTATTTCTggatatttctttcaaattaattattgtgttaTATGTACTCCCATGTAAACTTTAATTTGTTGGTGATATACTGTAGTATTAACTCCGAAGTTCATGATTATGGTATTTGTCTGCCCcacttctctttttctcgGTTCTTGCTTTAATCCAAAGACGATAAGTGAAAtgcaagagaagaaaatagaaaaagaagcaaaattatTGATCATCACTGTTCTTTCTGAGGGTTAAATCTCAGctgaaatgataatttttggattgTAGGGGTGTTGCAATAGCTTCTAGCCTTCTACTTTTTGAGGTGTAAGTATGTTACAAGAAAATTGTAAGTTGAGCAATAGTCAAAGTCAGGACTATTTGAAAACTGGagttaaaagtgaaaataaaaattgaagttggaTTGTCTGcaaaaacaacataatatttttacaattttaccaATAGGCCACAAGTTGGAGAGTTGCATATACCTTTtgatataaatcaatttaatttaagtagtTCAAAAGTAGAAGCCGAAACAAAAACACTTTTTTCAGCTTATCTTgaggaataaaaattaagcTGATAAGTGCTTATTTTCAGCATTTGCAAACACCTAAAGCTTCCGTTAATATAAGGAATTGCATCCtgaaaaaatttgagtatttttatcTGATGTCAAGGTCACATTTgcctttataattatttagtatataatttGTGTATATTTCAAACTGCCAGATTCAATATATTGTCATATTCATGCAAGAGGTTTCAAAATCTGGTGAAGTATTATTTCAAGGCTGAAGAACCGTTGTATCTTGCATCATACTCATGTAGTGTGTATCCTTATGTCACTTCAATTGTGATGGCAAAAAATGAAGGCTCCAAGAATCTGGTGAAAGTTATGTGTAAGTTGGAGTAAGTGATGGATGGTGCCATATGTTGCAAATTTGCAATGCCGTCTTTAACCCTTTTTAAGGGCATGGATAGGATTTAATGCAGATATACAAAACTATTCTCTAGATGGCACATTTTAATTCCATTTATGAtttgtttcttaattttttggaaaatgatTTACTTGAGTCCTGTTGGAATTGATGTGCCTTCTCTCTAGTAGTTAAAAAAATCTCAGTTCAATTTAAACTTTTGTGCAGTTTGTAAGTTCTGTCTATACTTCAAGAGGGTAGCAGACGTAAAAGACAAACAAGCTAAACCATTCAAGAAATCCAGTTTTATTGTTTCTTATAGCATTGATGGGGGCCAAAACCTCAAAGAAGAATAGACAAGTACCTGGATTCGAGGATCCAGCAATACTAGCTTCCGAAACACCTTGTAAGTTTGTGATTTGTCATGTGGGTTAATTCATCCCATTTCACCTACAGTTCTGAATTGACTATGCATGCCAAATTGCTGAATTTGATTAACTTTGTGATTCCAGTCACTGTGAGTGAAGTGGAGGCTTTGCATGAACTATACAGGAAGCTAAGCAGTTCAATTGTTGATGATGGCCTTATTCAGAAGGTAATCTATAgccttaaaaaattcattgtagTCACTGTTCTGTTTATTGTCATTGCATctgtttctctttcttttcatccTGATTGTTTATTTCATCCAAATGGGCCTATTGAGGTGGCTGAGTTGTTATCATTTCTGAATGAACAGGAAGAACTTGCATTTGCACTATTCAGGAGTACCAACAGGCAGAACCTTTTTGCAGATAGGGTATTAATTCATGCTCTTACCTCTCCTTTCTATTTTcaagatttcatttttgtcAGCATAATAGTTCaggaaaaaagtatttttgaaatatctatatttttttatgttacaGTGAGAAGTCCAAAACAAACACTTCTAGGTTCACATTAAGTTGCATCCTCAAATGCACATGTTGCCAAAACATAGTCAAAATATTGTACTTTCTTGACTTTACTTCCAAAAATAATCACTTTTTAAATGATAACTGCAaaattcttctcttcttcagaTATTTGATCTATTCGATGTCAAGCGGAATGGGCACATTGATTTTGGAGAATTTGTGAGAACATTGAGCATCTTTCACCCGAGAACTCCTGAAGCTGAAAAAGTTCAATGTAAGacctgatttttttttcaaatgcgAAATTGTTGCCAAAATGAGAcgtgaatttattttgtggaGTATTTATCTATGCTGGAGTATTGTGTGATGAAATACAGGAAATATCATGCAGGTGCATTCAAGCTTTACGACTTGAGGCGTACTGGGCACATAGAGCGTGAAGAGGCAAGTCCTTAACTTAGCATCTTAGCATGAACTTGGAGATACAATGAACGCAACGTGTGAAAAGGAATTaactcattatttttattatcatgtTTAGAACTGATTACATTGTCCGAAGTGGTGAAAGAAAAGGTTTCTAACCTATCATAGTTTTGAACTCACTTTCCCTCATGCTTTATCTCTAATCATTTTTGGTCGTTCGCACCTAGAAACTGTAAGTGAGCCAAGGTAATGAATCAGCAAGTTGAGTTGACACTGCCATTTATGTGCATCTTGATATGTCGATCAACAGTTAAAGGAGATGGTATCAGCTCTTCTCCATGAATCTGATTTGAGTCTATCCAATGATATAATAGAAACCATAGTCGATAAGGTGAGGACGTTTCTCTTGGTGTGGTTTGCTACAGACTTTACGACTTAATACGACATAGTTCTCATACATATGAATCCTTTGTTTAGACATTCAGAGAAGCCGACATAAATGGTGATGGCAAGATTGATCAACAAGAGTGGAAAGAATATGCAGCCAAGAACCCAGCATTGTTGAGAAACATGACTCTTCCATATCTAATGTAGGCCTCGTGTAATCTTAGTCATCAAAGTTTGGTTGCTTAGCGTTTAAGTCCATATATTCGTCTAATGCTTGGAATTTACAATACTTGCTTGACCTGCTTTTTCCAGGGATATAACTCTAGCGTTCCCCAGCTTCGTGATGCACACAGAAGCAGAAGATTCTAAACTGGCAGGATAAATATATCCCCCATCAACTACAACCATTTTTCATGCAAATGCAAGGCGTTCCATCATTAAGTAAAGCAGGGACAGTCTGATGCAAGTTGACATGGAAAGCTGGTGATTCTGGGCGCTTTGGGAACAAGATttggtttctttcttttaactGTACAGAAGCAAGCTTTGAGCTGTACACGTTTCACTGTTCTGGGGCTGAAAGAGCCCAAATACACAGCTAATAGTTTCTTTGTATTCATCGAAATTGCGTTTCAAAATCTTGGCGTCCCGCTGATCATGTggaaatttcttttatgtggGCAAAGTTCTTACGTTTTACCTAATTATCATAGTGATGATGATTTCAGATTGAAACATCCAAAGTAGTTTTCATATGGCTGGCATTTAGCAGCAGCAAGGTTGtcataaatgagaaaaaacaCTGTCCATCCATCCAAAAGTCAAGTCTAACAAATGCATTCAGAAGAGTCATCGCATTGTTGGGGTGGGGAAGCGAAGCTGCATACCAACTTCCAAGCGCTAGGAAACACACAAGGAATGTGatttcaaacttcaaaggAGACTTTTGAACGTTACAACTCTGCAAATAGCTTCTCGCCACTGACTGAATATTCCGTCGCGAAAAGGAAACGGACAGTTTTTCTTGTCTTGGACACCAAGAATTGGAGACCAACTGTATTCTCAATCagtttttttaagtttatgcatattactaattattatgtgtaaaactaattatgtaattagtgTTTTTAATCCGCGGGATCATATTATTGTTAGTTGCATTTTCTCCGTATTTTGACTGTATTGATAATTGGTCCGAATTGTATTAGTATCTGCGTATTATTGGTCTATTTTTCTGGtgttgtatttaattatactatttcgAGTTTAGAGGGGAAATTCTGTAACGGCGTTAGGAATGAACATTCCCCGTCAAGAAGTCGTTTTTCAACGCCCCAGACAAAACACCGACGGCTAAACCgcgttgtttttcttttcctccaaCCAAAATCCCAACTTTTCTCTATCTGCAGACGCCAGACAGAAAAGAATCCCTCATTTCTCCTCTGCCTTTTTCTCTGTATTCCCCGCGAAGCCCCTGATATCCGTTCAGTTTCTCGCCAATTTTTACCCCTCCTCTCCCGTCAACTCTACTGGGAGCACCGATTTTCGTTGGTTCTTGCTCTCCGTTAAGAACCCATTTCTTCAGCTCAGCTGCTTGCCCCTGTTCAATAATTTCGGAGGCTGCGTTTAGTTGAATCCCTCAAAGATCGAGTCTTGATAAGTTTGTGTTCtgttccttttatttatttatttattttgctttcGGGTTGTTTTGTAACTGGATTGTCAATGGGCAATCACGACTTCTTGTAGGGTTTGTTGGGGggtttagttttagtcctgtacAGTTTGGTATAGGCTTTGTATTGACAATGAACATCATGTATATAAAGATTTGGTGATTACTTGTTTTTTAGGGGTTTGAAATTTAGTCTTTCTAGGCTTTTTGGATTTGAGTTAAGGGGGAAATAGAAATGGCTTCTGCTGGTTTGGTTTCGATTATCCCAGTTCGTGAGGAGAGTATGACCTTTTTGCCTCCTCAATCGCCTGAACATAGTCAAGAATCCATTATGATCTATGTGGCTATGTCGGGTTCAAGGGTCCCAATGCGGGTTCTGGATTCAGATTCAATTGAATCAGTCAAGCTTCGAATTCAGACCTGTAAAGGAATTTTTGCTAGGAATCAGAAATTGGTGTGTGGAGGTAGGGAATTGGCACGAAGCAATTCCCTTGTGCGTGACTACGGTGTGGGCAATGGAAATGTTCTGCATTTGGTCCTTCGTCTCTCAGATCTTCAGGTTATTAANNNNNNNNNNTTACTTTTAATGTGGAGAGGAGTAGGGATGTTGGTTATGTCAAACGTCAAATAGCAAAGAAGAGAAATTTGGAGCGTATTGAGGATCAGGAGGTGTTGCTTAATGGGAAGCCAATTGAGGATCAGAGGCTGATAAATGATCTCTCTAAGAACGGTAATGATGCtgtaattcatttatttgttagaaagACTGCTAAAATTAGGGCTGCACCAGTGGGAAAGAACTTTGAGTTGTCCATCATTGCACCACAGCAGAATGACATAAGAGAGAATGATGCTGAAAGGGAAAGTGGGTGTGGGGGTGATTTGAAGTGTGAGAACAATCTTTATGTGCCGAGGAAGCCTAGGGAGACATTACTGGAGCCTGTAATTGTTAACCCAAAGATTAAATTGCCTCCAGAGATCTGTGATTTGATTAATTCTACTCTCAGCGGATTGGATCATGGGAATTATCCAATTAGGTCTACAGAGGGTACTGGAGGTGCATATTTTATGCTGGACTCAACAGGGACTAAATATTTATCTGTTTTTAAGCCAGTAGATGAGGAGCCTATGGCTGTGAATAACCCCCGAGGGCTACCCTTGTCAAAGGATGGAGAAGGGTTGAAGAAGGGAACCAGAGTTGGAGAAGGTGCACTCAGGGAGTGTGCTGTCTATTTACTGGATCACCCAAAGAATGGCCGACGCTCGTTCTCTGATGAGATTAGGGGCTTTGCTGGGGTTCCTCCAAGTGTTTATGTTAGGTGCCTTCATGGAGGTTTTAATCATCCAGAAGGTATTTCTGTCAAAACTGGGTCCTTGCAAATGTTTATGGAGAATACTGGAAGTTGTGAAGATATGGGCCCTAGCGCCTTTCCTGTTCAGGAGGTGCACAAGATCGCCGTGTTGGATATGAGGATGGCCAATGCAGATAGGCACGCTGGGAATATATTAGTTAGTAAAGGTGAAGACGGCCAGACTGTGCTTATCCCGATTGATCACGGCTATTGCTTGCCGTATAGTGTAAGtccttttcttctcaatttttggTTCTCAATTCTTATTACCAGCTTGGCTTGTTGGCATAAAGCATATAATCATCTAAATTGTATGATGCTTATGTTGTGGCACTGGAGCACTACAACAACCTTCAATTATCTCTTTAAACTTGAGATCTATATTTCATGCATTTTAACTGTTGTTATGATTCTTGAAGCAGGAGGAATTAATGATGCATGCAACAGTTAGTTTTGCAACTTTTGGCATTCTTTTATTCAgtgaagattgatttttaTTCCTTCCAGATATGCAAATCTTTCTATTTTGTCCAAGCTGTCTCATTTTGCATCCTTTTATTTCCTTTATCCTTGTAGTTCGAAGATTGCACATTTGACTGGCTTTACTGGCCTCAAGCTCGCCAGCCTTTCAGCCCTGAAACCATCGAATACATAAGGTCAATGGATGCAGAAGAAGACATCGCCTTGCTCAAGTTCTATGGATGGGAGCTACCCCTTGAATGTGCCCGTGTGCTGCTTATCTCCACTATGCTTCTGAAGAAAGGTGCGGAGAAGGGGCTGACCCCATTTGCAATAGGCAACATGATGTGCAGAGAAACAGTGAGGAAACAATCTGTCATTGAGGAGATCATGCAAGAAGCTGAGGATTCTGTACTCCCCGGCTCAAGTGAAGCTGCATTCCTCGAGTCCGTCTCCAGCATCATGGATCGTCGTCTTGAGGAGATCAGCTAACCCAGGTCTCCTCAAGATTCCGTACATAAGCGTGTATATGCACATATTACTCGGTTGTGAATGTCTTTGGTGTTACATTCTTCAATCCTCTAGCATAAATTTCCACCTGATTATTCGTTTTAATTTCGTTCAGCATTAACTGGATAATGCCTCTTGGAGCTTTGGGTAGCTCGGTTCTCCACATTGTGTTCTGTTCCTTTGTAGTGGAGGAGATTCATTGTCCGActcttttttgcattttcagcatttgaatttttttgttttttgtggtTTCGGGCGGTCTAAGCATTTGGGTTATTAGAACTAGGGAGATTTGAAGTTCcgattttcttttcattactTAGCAGCTTCCAGGATTTGGAAAAGACATTATTAGTGGGCAGAAAAGAGTCAAAACAACTGAAAGCTAAGCAAGGTttacaaatatcaaattatggTTTCATCCACCAAAATGGAAGTCTTAGATTATAAGAAACATCAAAGACATGAAATGAGTCTGGAACAATAATATGGATATTAGATGTCCCAAGTTTTACTTTAGGTAAGAGGAGAGTGAAGGCGCATGTTCCTTTCATTGTTGCAAGAAATCTATTTACTACTTAATGATTTGCCACCTGAACCAACTTAGAAATGAAGTTGGTATTAGACAAAAGGGAAAACATTGACTTCATGCCCAATTCTCTTCAAACACAATTATACCACACTTCTTACTTACTCAAATCCTCCTCATTAACCATGAAAACCCCACCACCTCCGCCGCCGTCATCACCTCCTCTCTCCGCccattttattaagaaaaccctctatcaaaaacaaaagcacCCTAAACAATGACGTGGCGAAGACCCATcatttgcttcttttcttcttttcttgataaaaGTAGCAGCAATGAACAACAAGACCATACTTGATTCCAAAACCCACTACcaatctctctttttctttcctcttcctctctctttctttacTTGTGCTTTCctcaagaaaatgaatgaacCTCAATTTCTTCACAGATCTAATCACCACCATCCTTATCCTTACAACAGCAAATCCAGGAGTGGCCGTACTAATTTAGCGTCATGCGTGGTCGCTACCGTCTTCCTTTCctcaagaaaatgaatgaacCTCAATTTCTTCACAGATCTAATCACCACCATCCTTATCCTTACAACAGCAAATCCAGGAGTGGCCGTACTAATTTAGCGTCATGCGTGGTCGCTACCGTCTTCCTACTCGCCCCCGCCGCCGCTGCCGTTGCCGTCTACTTCTTCCTCTTCAAGCCCAAATCTCCTGTAATTGCTGTTAACGCAGTTCAGTTCCCGACATTCTCCGTCTCAAACGGAACCGTCAACTTCGAGTTCTTCCAGTACGTCACCGTCACAAACCCTAACCGCGACGAGTTCTCGCACTACGACAGCTCGCTGCAGCTGGTCTACTCCGGGGAGCCGGTGGGACTTGTCTTCATCCCCGCGGGGAGAATCGTCGGCGGAGGCAGACAGAAAATGTCGGCGAAGTTTGATTTACAGAAGTATCCGCTGCCGCAGCCCCAGAGGGCGGCGATCGGTGGGTTAAATGACGGAGCTACCGTAGGCGGCGTGGCGCCTGGGGAGACGATGGAGATAGAGACAAGGATGAAGTTAGTGGGGAGGGTTAGGGTGCTGAAGGTATTCATGCACCGAGTAGAGAGTAGAGTGAAGTGCGGGGTGTCGATTGAAGTCACGCGCGGGACTGTTTTGGGTTTCCGCTGCTGACATGTGGTGACCGTACCTCTGTAACAATGCCGTGTTTGgtatttaaaacttaaaaaaaaaaagaaaaagaaaacgaaaaaaCCAAGCATGCGGAGCTTGATTTAGTTCGAAccaaaggaaaggaaaaatgtGCAGCATGTAAGTAAATTTGTATTCCGATTGATGAGATTGTTAGGTGCACAAGCAAAAGATTATGTGCCATTTCAATCTGTAGTGTTTCAATGCAaggaaatattttcatgtaaatttCGGACatgattcttgatttattttgccAATAATAGATATGC encodes:
- the LOC105173684 gene encoding calcineurin B-like protein 7, with the translated sequence MGAKTSKKNRQVPGFEDPAILASETPFTVSEVEALHELYRKLSSSIVDDGLIQKEELAFALFRSTNRQNLFADRIFDLFDVKRNGHIDFGEFVRTLSIFHPRTPEAEKVQCAFKLYDLRRTGHIEREELKEMVSALLHESDLSLSNDIIETIVDKTFREADINGDGKIDQQEWKEYAAKNPALLRNMTLPYLMDITLAFPSFVMHTEAEDSKLAG
- the LOC105174456 gene encoding uncharacterized protein LOC105174456 isoform X1; translated protein: MNNKTILDSKTHYQSLFFFPLPLSFFTCAFLKKMNEPQFLHRSNHHHPYPYNSKSRSGRTNLASCVVATVFLLAPAAAAVAVYFFLFKPKSPVIAVNAVQFPTFSVSNGTVNFEFFQYVTVTNPNRDEFSHYDSSLQLVYSGEPVGLVFIPAGRIVGGGRQKMSAKFDLQKYPLPQPQRAAIGGLNDGATVGGVAPGETMEIETRMKLVGRVRVLKVFMHRVESRVKCGVSIEVTRGTVLGFRC
- the LOC105174456 gene encoding uncharacterized protein LOC105174456 isoform X2, with protein sequence MNNKTILDSKTHYQSLFFFPLPLSFFTCAFLKKMNEPQFLHRSNHHHPYPYNSKSRSGRTNLASCVVATVFLLAPAAAAVAVYFFLFKPKSPVIAVNAVQFPTFSVSNGTVNFEFFQYVTVTNPNRDEFSHYDSSLQLVYSGEPVGLVFIPAGRIVGGGRQKMSAKFDLQKYPLPQPQRAAIGGLNDGATVGGVAPGETMEIETRMKLVGRVRVLKVFMHRVESRVKCGVSIEVTRGTVLGFRC